In a single window of the Campylobacter hyointestinalis subsp. lawsonii genome:
- a CDS encoding metallophosphoesterase encodes MSYFAITASLLFIFINFYSYRSLSKNYVLMKFKKSLAVIFILLFIFELLFFISLKNGELHGVIYKISIFSIGISFMLFCILILYDGLLFGTTKFSKGRRKALKFLLDITVLIGFFSYLFKGIYNANYNTVITFRKVTLENLKQPLNIAILSDIHIGEFLRKDFLQRLVDQVNSLNVDAVFLVGDIVDLSADKLGDFLDPLNDLRSKFGTFLVVGNHEYYHGIEELLVKFKSLNLKVLENESVSFGGINLAGVYDIAGLKMNTHKPDFSKALENLDRALPTVLLTHQPKSLSYLNGEVDLAICGHTHAGQIFPFSLLVWLDQKYVYGLYKLSKKMQLLVSSGVGFWGPPMRILSKSEIVYLSLNKKG; translated from the coding sequence TTGAGTTATTTTGCTATCACGGCTAGTTTGCTGTTTATATTTATAAATTTTTATTCTTACAGATCGCTAAGCAAAAATTATGTTCTCATGAAATTTAAAAAATCATTAGCCGTAATTTTTATTTTGCTGTTTATATTTGAGTTATTATTTTTCATAAGCCTAAAAAATGGCGAACTACACGGAGTAATATATAAAATATCTATATTTTCTATCGGTATCAGTTTTATGCTATTTTGCATACTTATTCTTTATGATGGACTGCTTTTTGGAACTACTAAATTTAGTAAAGGCAGAAGAAAGGCGTTGAAGTTTTTACTAGATATAACTGTGCTCATAGGATTTTTTTCATATCTATTTAAAGGTATTTATAACGCCAACTACAATACAGTGATTACATTTAGAAAAGTAACGCTTGAAAACTTAAAACAACCACTAAATATAGCGATCCTAAGCGATATACACATAGGAGAGTTTTTACGAAAAGATTTTTTACAAAGGCTTGTGGATCAAGTAAATAGTTTAAACGTAGATGCTGTATTTTTAGTGGGCGATATAGTCGATCTTAGTGCTGATAAACTTGGAGATTTTTTAGATCCACTAAATGATTTAAGATCTAAATTTGGTACGTTTTTAGTAGTAGGAAATCACGAGTATTATCACGGAATAGAAGAACTTTTGGTTAAATTTAAAAGCCTAAATTTAAAGGTTTTAGAAAATGAAAGCGTAAGTTTTGGTGGAATAAATTTAGCCGGAGTCTATGATATAGCCGGTTTAAAAATGAATACGCATAAACCGGATTTTTCTAAGGCATTAGAGAATTTAGACAGAGCATTACCAACTGTGCTGCTGACTCATCAACCAAAATCCTTATCGTATTTAAATGGCGAAGTGGATCTTGCAATATGTGGGCATACTCACGCAGGGCAGATCTTTCCATTTTCACTTCTTGTTTGGCTAGATCAAAAATACGTATATGGGCTATATAAACTCAGTAAAAAAATGCAACTTCTAGTAAGTAGCGGGGTTGGTTTCTGGGGACCTCCTATGAGAATACTAAGTAAAAGCGAAATAGTATATCTAAGCTTAAATAAGAAAGGCTAA
- a CDS encoding phosphatidylserine decarboxylase, protein MDYNKFSNYFGLIAHHKFPKLVQNLINKWYVKKFKIDMSEFDSVDKFDSLNALFTRTLKKQRELEDGFISPSDGVCLECKTGNLNTAYSIKNFSYKIDELLEQSFCKEELQGEFNYLNIYLSPKDYHHYHAPQNLQILNLLYIPGKLFSVAPKWLQKVDNLYSKNERVVIKAKLDNGSFIWIVFVGALNVGKMKFDFEPRINTNANAKSAFYTYDNLNLKKGEHIGNFELGSTIVIISKKGVISYDIKAGDKLKFGCSIGKMT, encoded by the coding sequence ATGGATTATAATAAATTTTCAAACTACTTTGGTCTCATAGCGCATCATAAATTTCCAAAACTAGTGCAAAATTTGATAAATAAATGGTATGTTAAAAAATTTAAAATAGATATGAGCGAATTTGACAGCGTGGATAAATTTGACAGCTTAAACGCCCTATTTACTAGAACATTAAAAAAACAAAGAGAGCTAGAAGATGGATTTATCTCTCCTAGTGATGGCGTTTGCTTAGAATGTAAAACCGGCAACTTAAATACCGCCTATAGTATAAAAAACTTCTCATACAAGATAGACGAACTTTTAGAACAAAGCTTTTGCAAAGAAGAGTTGCAAGGCGAATTTAATTATCTAAACATATATTTATCGCCTAAAGATTATCATCATTATCACGCACCACAAAACTTGCAAATATTAAATTTACTATATATTCCTGGTAAGCTTTTTAGCGTAGCTCCAAAATGGCTACAAAAAGTAGATAATCTTTACTCTAAAAATGAAAGAGTCGTGATAAAAGCTAAGCTTGATAATGGGAGTTTTATATGGATAGTTTTTGTAGGAGCTCTAAACGTCGGTAAAATGAAATTTGACTTTGAACCTCGTATCAATACAAATGCAAACGCTAAGAGTGCATTTTATACATACGATAATCTAAATTTAAAAAAGGGCGAACATATAGGAAATTTCGAACTTGGCTCAACCATAGTAATAATAAGCAAAAAAGGCGTGATCTCCTACGATATAAAAGCAGGAGATAAGCTAAAATTTGGATGCTCTATAGGCAAGATGACTTAA
- a CDS encoding chaperone NapD yields MNISSVVINVADLNLMSEIANLVSDIDGCEVVAQNENKIVALIESQSFDDEIKTYKSIERLPGIATVSMIYSYQNLDDDIEKSNNNNIGDILRKIDESSVDDIEYHGNPAV; encoded by the coding sequence ATGAATATTTCAAGCGTTGTGATAAATGTTGCGGATTTAAATTTGATGAGCGAGATCGCGAACCTAGTCTCAGATATAGATGGTTGCGAAGTTGTTGCACAAAATGAAAATAAGATAGTAGCTCTCATCGAATCGCAAAGTTTTGATGATGAGATAAAAACGTATAAAAGCATAGAAAGACTTCCTGGCATAGCCACGGTATCTATGATATATAGTTATCAAAACCTAGATGATGATATAGAAAAATCAAACAATAACAATATAGGCGATATACTCAGAAAGATAGATGAATCAAGCGTAGATGATATAGAGTATCATGGAAATCCCGCTGTTTAA
- a CDS encoding 4Fe-4S ferredoxin, with amino-acid sequence MPDLSKRMVFGKILGKQKPKTITPPYFGGVFDCLECSGLCAQVCHRDLLSLEDGVVKFDTKKSGCDFCEECAKICPNGVLSPLNQAIIDAKTTINVNACLAWNDVICYNCFDICKFKAIDYLGVFRPMINEKCVNCAECVSVCFKNAICIE; translated from the coding sequence ATGCCTGATCTTTCAAAAAGAATGGTATTTGGTAAGATTTTAGGCAAACAAAAGCCTAAAACAATAACGCCGCCGTATTTTGGTGGCGTTTTTGATTGTTTAGAGTGTAGTGGGCTTTGTGCTCAAGTTTGTCATAGAGATCTGCTCTCATTAGAAGATGGAGTTGTTAAATTTGACACAAAAAAATCTGGTTGTGACTTTTGTGAAGAGTGTGCTAAGATTTGTCCGAATGGTGTTTTAAGCCCACTAAATCAAGCAATTATAGATGCAAAAACTACTATAAACGTCAATGCGTGTCTTGCGTGGAATGATGTTATTTGTTATAACTGTTTTGATATTTGTAAATTTAAAGCTATTGATTATCTTGGAGTTTTTCGTCCTATGATCAATGAAAAATGTGTGAATTGCGCAGAGTGCGTTTCTGTTTGCTTTAAAAATGCTATTTGTATAGAATGA
- a CDS encoding nitrate reductase cytochrome c-type subunit, whose amino-acid sequence MKTIMLCLAAALCISACSLTNKKPVADTEIGLRTVDLSDETNVTNPEIKWVGDAPGVNKRFDRSFENAPPLIPHSLDGLVPITKDLNSCLTCHTPEVAKDAGTIPVPKSHLIDLRTGKDLKGQVSDERFNCTQCHVPQADVKPLKQNNFKADFRYKDSNESSNLLDILNQGI is encoded by the coding sequence ATGAAAACTATTATGCTTTGTTTAGCTGCGGCATTATGTATAAGTGCTTGTAGCTTAACTAATAAAAAACCTGTTGCAGATACTGAAATAGGTCTTAGAACAGTTGATTTAAGCGATGAGACTAATGTTACAAATCCTGAGATAAAATGGGTTGGTGATGCACCTGGCGTCAATAAAAGATTTGATAGAAGCTTTGAAAATGCACCTCCTCTTATCCCGCATAGCCTAGATGGATTAGTGCCTATAACTAAGGATTTAAATAGCTGCCTTACTTGTCATACTCCAGAAGTGGCAAAAGATGCTGGAACCATACCTGTTCCTAAAAGTCACCTTATAGATCTAAGAACAGGAAAAGATCTAAAAGGACAAGTTAGCGATGAGAGATTTAACTGTACTCAATGTCACGTACCTCAAGCAGACGTTAAGCCTCTTAAACAAAATAACTTTAAAGCTGACTTTAGATATAAAGATAGCAATGAGAGTTCAAATTTACTTGATATCTTAAATCAAGGAATATAA
- the napH gene encoding quinol dehydrogenase ferredoxin subunit NapH, producing MKFTILRRLVQLSIILLFIAGNVFGIKILQGNLSSSLLFDTINLSDPFAILQIALASFSVSSVAITGAVIVFVFYALIAPRAFCGWVCPVNILTDFGAFLRTKLKIGKNILNVSQNLRYYLLALSLIFSFVFGIAAFESISFVNAFNRNLFYLSYSAISVAVVIVMIETFVGKRLICSHICPLGAFYAIVSKFSLIRVKYDLNKCSKCYRCKAVCPEERVLDLVGIKDGIVNSECISCGKCIEACNDDAINFSILKFGDNK from the coding sequence ATGAAATTTACTATTTTAAGAAGATTAGTTCAACTTAGCATTATCTTGCTTTTTATTGCCGGCAATGTCTTTGGAATTAAGATTTTACAAGGAAATTTAAGCAGTTCTTTGCTGTTTGATACTATAAATTTAAGCGATCCTTTTGCTATATTGCAAATAGCTTTAGCTAGTTTTAGTGTATCTTCAGTAGCAATTACTGGAGCTGTGATCGTTTTTGTATTTTATGCGCTCATTGCTCCTCGTGCATTTTGTGGATGGGTCTGCCCTGTAAATATCCTTACTGATTTTGGGGCTTTTTTAAGAACAAAATTAAAAATAGGTAAAAATATCCTAAATGTAAGTCAAAACTTAAGATATTATTTACTAGCTTTAAGTCTTATATTTAGTTTTGTCTTTGGCATAGCTGCGTTTGAGAGTATAAGCTTTGTAAATGCGTTTAATAGAAATCTGTTTTACTTAAGCTATAGTGCTATTAGCGTAGCTGTTGTTATTGTTATGATTGAGACTTTTGTAGGTAAAAGACTTATTTGTTCTCATATTTGTCCGCTTGGAGCGTTTTATGCGATTGTTAGTAAATTTAGTTTGATTCGTGTTAAATACGACTTAAATAAATGTAGCAAATGCTATAGATGTAAAGCGGTTTGCCCTGAAGAGAGAGTTTTGGATCTAGTTGGTATTAAAGATGGTATTGTTAATAGCGAATGTATAAGCTGCGGTAAATGTATAGAAGCTTGTAATGACGATGCTATCAACTTTAGTATATTAAAATTTGGAGATAATAAATGA
- the napG gene encoding ferredoxin-type protein NapG translates to MQRREAIKQGFSLVGLLAAGGFAYGEFANAEPTLKLRPPAARDENDFLALCIRCGLCVEACPFDTLRLAQFKDGGIGIGTPFFKPREIPCYMCTDIPCTVKCPTGALDVSAVRDDDGNLNINKAKMGMAVVDDKACIAYFGLRCDACYRNCPLIDKALKLEYKHNERTGKHALLLPIVDTDVCTGCGKCEQSCITKKASITVVPREILKGEMNENYVKGWEQSDENRIKDNDTKIKLDSKKSLKYLNGDEL, encoded by the coding sequence ATGCAAAGAAGAGAAGCAATAAAACAAGGTTTTAGCTTAGTAGGTCTTTTAGCAGCAGGCGGATTTGCTTATGGCGAATTCGCTAACGCAGAGCCTACACTCAAACTTCGTCCGCCAGCAGCAAGAGACGAAAATGACTTTTTAGCTCTTTGCATTCGCTGTGGACTCTGTGTTGAGGCATGTCCATTTGATACGCTAAGATTAGCCCAGTTTAAAGATGGCGGAATTGGAATTGGAACTCCATTTTTCAAACCTCGTGAAATTCCTTGTTATATGTGTACTGATATCCCATGTACTGTTAAATGTCCAACTGGAGCCTTAGATGTCAGTGCTGTCAGAGATGATGATGGAAATTTAAATATCAACAAAGCTAAAATGGGTATGGCGGTTGTAGATGATAAAGCTTGTATAGCTTATTTTGGCCTTAGATGCGATGCTTGCTATAGGAATTGTCCGCTTATAGATAAAGCTCTTAAACTTGAGTATAAGCACAATGAAAGAACTGGCAAACACGCACTGCTACTTCCTATAGTAGATACTGATGTATGTACTGGATGTGGTAAATGTGAGCAGTCTTGTATAACTAAGAAGGCTTCTATCACAGTTGTCCCTAGAGAAATTCTAAAAGGCGAAATGAACGAAAACTACGTAAAAGGCTGGGAACAAAGTGATGAAAATAGGATCAAAGATAATGATACTAAAATCAAGCTAGATAGCAAGAAAAGTCTAAAATATCTAAATGGAGATGAACTATGA
- the napA gene encoding nitrate reductase catalytic subunit NapA yields the protein MDRREFIKSSAAAAACSAAGIAAPSSLSAAEGENGWRWDKAACRFCGTGCGIMVATKNGKIVAVKGDPLAPVNRGLNCIKGYFNAKIMYGEDRITKPLLRVNAKGEFDKKGKFQEVSWQRAFDEMEKQFRKTYAELGPTGIGVFGSGQYTIPEGYAISKLIKGGFRSHNIDPNARHCMASAVVGFMQTFGIDEPAGCYDDIELTDTIVAWGANMAEMHPILWSRVSDRKLQDPERVKVVNLSTYSTRTSNIADIEIIFTPHTDLAIWNYIAREIVYNHPEAINEEFVKANCVFTTGPVDIGYGMRENINHPKYLPSELDTAAKQKSKVLSQNEGVTLAYLGMKAGDTLENKNNATADKHWIIQFEEFKKALAPYTLDFVAKLAKGDPNEDLEEFKKKLKALADLYIEKNRKVVSFWTMGMNQHTRGVWVNEQSYMVHFLLGKQAKPGSGAFSLTGQPSACGTAREVGTFSHRLPADMVVANPKHREITEKIWQIPAGTINPKPGAPYMKIMRDLEDGKVKFIWVHVNNPWQNSANANHWIKAAREMDNFIVVSDPYPGISAKVADLILPTAMIYEKWGAYGNAERRTQHWRQQVLPVGEAMSDTWQYMEFAKRFKLKDFWGEVKVDGKLTLPNVLDKAVAMGYSPDDTLYDVLFANKKAKKFSADDKIIAGFDNTEVFGDSRNVVGSDGKVFKGYGFFIQKYLWEEYREFGLGHGHDLADFDTYHKVRGLRWPVVDGKETLWRFNTKYDVYAKKDNPNGEFSFYGNKNGALLTGDLSKATSKEKEALKSRAKIFFRPYMDPPEMPSKEYPLWLCTGRVLEHWHSGTMTMRVPELYRAVPEALCFMNEIDGNKLGIAQNDVVWVESRRGKVKARVDFRGRNRPAEGLVYVPWFDENVFINKVCLDATDPLSKQTDFKKCAVKVYKA from the coding sequence ATGGATAGACGAGAATTTATTAAAAGTTCAGCCGCGGCTGCTGCTTGTTCAGCTGCTGGTATAGCTGCTCCTAGTTCGCTAAGTGCTGCTGAGGGTGAAAACGGTTGGCGATGGGATAAGGCTGCTTGTAGATTCTGTGGTACAGGCTGCGGTATCATGGTTGCTACAAAAAATGGTAAAATTGTTGCTGTAAAGGGCGATCCACTAGCTCCTGTAAATAGAGGACTTAACTGCATAAAGGGTTACTTTAATGCAAAAATTATGTACGGTGAAGATCGTATAACAAAACCTCTATTAAGAGTAAATGCTAAAGGTGAATTTGACAAAAAAGGTAAATTTCAAGAAGTTAGTTGGCAAAGAGCGTTTGATGAGATGGAAAAACAATTCCGCAAAACTTATGCAGAGCTTGGACCTACAGGTATAGGCGTATTTGGTAGTGGTCAATATACTATCCCTGAGGGTTATGCCATATCTAAGTTGATCAAGGGTGGCTTTAGAAGTCATAATATAGATCCAAATGCACGCCACTGTATGGCTAGTGCCGTTGTCGGTTTTATGCAAACATTTGGTATAGATGAACCTGCTGGTTGCTATGATGATATAGAGCTTACAGATACCATAGTAGCTTGGGGAGCAAATATGGCAGAAATGCACCCTATCCTTTGGTCTAGGGTTAGTGATAGAAAACTTCAAGATCCAGAGCGCGTAAAAGTAGTAAATTTATCTACTTACTCAACAAGAACTTCAAATATCGCCGATATTGAGATTATATTTACACCGCACACAGACCTTGCCATATGGAACTATATAGCAAGAGAGATCGTTTATAATCATCCTGAGGCCATCAATGAAGAGTTTGTAAAAGCAAACTGCGTATTTACAACAGGGCCAGTTGATATCGGCTATGGTATGCGTGAAAATATCAACCATCCAAAATATCTTCCAAGTGAGCTTGACACTGCTGCAAAACAAAAATCAAAAGTTTTAAGCCAAAATGAAGGTGTAACTTTAGCTTATTTAGGAATGAAAGCTGGAGACACTTTAGAAAATAAAAACAACGCTACTGCTGATAAACACTGGATAATACAATTTGAAGAATTTAAAAAAGCTCTAGCTCCTTATACTTTAGATTTTGTAGCTAAACTTGCAAAAGGCGATCCAAACGAAGATTTAGAGGAATTTAAGAAAAAACTAAAAGCACTAGCTGATCTATATATAGAAAAAAATCGCAAGGTAGTGAGTTTTTGGACAATGGGTATGAACCAACATACAAGAGGCGTATGGGTAAATGAACAAAGCTATATGGTTCATTTCTTGCTAGGCAAACAAGCAAAACCAGGTAGTGGAGCATTTTCACTAACAGGTCAGCCAAGTGCTTGTGGAACAGCAAGAGAAGTGGGAACATTCTCTCACAGACTTCCTGCCGATATGGTTGTAGCAAATCCAAAACATAGAGAAATCACTGAAAAAATTTGGCAAATTCCAGCTGGAACTATAAATCCAAAACCGGGTGCTCCATATATGAAGATAATGAGAGACCTTGAAGATGGAAAAGTCAAATTTATATGGGTACATGTAAATAACCCATGGCAAAACTCTGCAAATGCAAACCACTGGATAAAAGCAGCTCGCGAGATGGATAACTTCATAGTAGTGAGCGATCCATACCCAGGTATTAGTGCTAAGGTAGCTGACCTTATCTTACCAACAGCTATGATATATGAAAAATGGGGAGCTTATGGTAATGCTGAAAGAAGAACTCAGCACTGGAGACAGCAAGTTTTACCAGTAGGCGAGGCTATGAGTGATACTTGGCAATATATGGAATTTGCAAAACGTTTTAAACTTAAAGATTTCTGGGGTGAAGTTAAAGTAGACGGCAAACTTACTTTACCAAATGTTTTAGATAAAGCAGTTGCGATGGGTTATTCGCCTGATGATACTCTTTATGATGTTTTATTTGCAAATAAAAAAGCTAAGAAATTCTCTGCCGATGATAAGATTATCGCCGGTTTTGACAATACTGAAGTATTTGGCGATAGTAGAAATGTCGTAGGATCAGATGGTAAAGTATTTAAAGGATATGGTTTCTTTATACAAAAATACTTATGGGAAGAATACCGTGAGTTTGGTCTAGGACATGGACATGACCTAGCAGATTTTGATACTTATCATAAAGTTAGGGGTCTTAGATGGCCAGTAGTTGATGGTAAAGAGACTCTTTGGAGATTCAATACAAAATATGACGTATATGCTAAAAAAGATAATCCAAATGGAGAATTCTCATTCTATGGAAATAAAAATGGCGCTTTATTAACAGGAGATCTCTCAAAAGCTACTTCAAAAGAAAAAGAAGCGCTTAAGAGTAGGGCTAAGATATTCTTCCGTCCTTACATGGATCCACCAGAGATGCCAAGTAAAGAATATCCTCTATGGCTATGTACAGGTCGTGTTCTAGAACACTGGCATAGTGGTACTATGACTATGCGTGTTCCTGAGCTTTACCGTGCTGTCCCTGAAGCGCTTTGTTTTATGAACGAAATAGACGGAAATAAATTAGGCATAGCTCAAAACGATGTTGTGTGGGTTGAGAGTCGTCGTGGTAAAGTAAAAGCTAGGGTAGATTTCCGTGGTAGAAACAGACCTGCTGAGGGCTTAGTGTATGTTCCATGGTTTGATGAGAATGTATTTATAAATAAGGTCTGTTTAGATGCGACTGATCCGCTTTCAAAGCAAACAGACTTCAAAAAATGTGCAGTTAAGGTTTATAAGGCTTAA
- the ychF gene encoding redox-regulated ATPase YchF — MGLAVGIVGLPNVGKSTTFNALTKASNAEAANYPFCTIEPNKAIVPVPDARLNELAKIVNPNKIQHSTIEFVDIAGIVKGASKGEGLGNKFLSNIRETEVILHIVRCFDDSNITHVENSVDPIRDIGIIEMELILADIEQLSKKIDKLTKEVKANTKGAKESLECATSLLKHLNDGNSASSFGEFDSEAFQNLNKELRLLSAKEVIYGANVSEDFIAEDNEYVKQVRDYAARSNHEVIKLCAKIEEELVGLDDNEAAEMLESLGAKQSGLESIIKTAFAKLNLISYFTAGVVEVRAWTIHKGWKAPKAASVIHNDFERGFIRAEVISYEDFVANGGEAKAKEAGKMRLEGKDYVVNDGDVMHFRFNV, encoded by the coding sequence ATGGGTTTGGCAGTAGGCATAGTAGGACTTCCAAACGTTGGAAAATCAACAACTTTTAATGCTCTAACAAAGGCTAGTAACGCAGAGGCCGCAAACTATCCATTTTGTACTATCGAGCCAAATAAAGCTATAGTTCCTGTTCCTGATGCACGTTTGAATGAGCTTGCAAAAATAGTAAATCCAAATAAAATTCAACATTCAACTATCGAATTTGTAGATATCGCAGGAATTGTAAAAGGTGCTAGTAAAGGTGAAGGACTTGGCAATAAATTTCTCTCAAACATAAGAGAAACAGAAGTCATTTTGCATATAGTAAGATGCTTTGATGACTCAAACATTACTCACGTTGAAAATAGCGTAGATCCGATCAGAGATATCGGTATAATCGAGATGGAGCTTATCTTAGCAGACATTGAACAACTTAGTAAAAAGATAGATAAACTCACAAAAGAAGTAAAAGCAAATACAAAAGGTGCAAAAGAGAGTTTGGAGTGTGCTACTTCGCTTTTAAAGCACCTAAATGACGGAAATAGCGCTAGTAGCTTTGGTGAGTTTGATAGTGAAGCCTTTCAAAATTTAAATAAAGAATTAAGACTGCTTTCTGCTAAAGAAGTAATTTACGGAGCAAATGTTAGCGAAGATTTTATTGCAGAAGATAATGAGTATGTAAAACAAGTAAGAGACTACGCAGCACGTTCAAACCACGAAGTTATAAAACTTTGTGCAAAGATAGAAGAAGAACTTGTAGGATTAGACGATAATGAAGCAGCTGAAATGTTAGAGAGTCTAGGAGCTAAGCAAAGTGGGCTTGAGAGTATCATTAAAACAGCTTTTGCTAAACTAAATTTAATCAGCTATTTTACCGCTGGAGTTGTCGAAGTTCGTGCTTGGACTATACATAAAGGCTGGAAGGCGCCAAAGGCTGCAAGTGTTATACATAATGATTTTGAGCGTGGATTTATCAGAGCTGAAGTGATAAGCTATGAAGATTTTGTAGCAAACGGAGGCGAAGCTAAAGCAAAAGAAGCTGGAAAAATGAGGCTAGAGGGCAAAGATTACGTCGTAAATGACGGCGATGTGATGCATTTTAGATTTAATGTGTGA
- a CDS encoding leucyl aminopeptidase, whose amino-acid sequence MKFRIIEKSFDDIKADYELVFIVGNNLEHKFIKDLECFELYNFKGDSVLNLPNLRRIYVGIKNLEPESLRQGVAKAYNAIKELNILNLKMHSYVGGCFKMSFAAIVEGFLLVSYKFDKYKSEKKETKLKEIFICNEEYGDKIVPLEQANLGLIHAKAVCEATNFAKDIVNEIPEIYTPNKMAEDAKKLSLEYANIECKIHDENYLKSENMNAFLAVNRASINPPRLIHLKYTPKKSIKKVVFVGKGLTYDSGGLSLKPSDYMLTMKSDKSGAAAAMAIIKAASVLELPFEIHAVLGAAENMIGGNAYKPDDVLITRSGVSVEVRNTDAEGRLVLADCLDWAQSELDPDLLIDMATLTGACVVGLGEYTTGVMGNNYELQSEFKNYAGKSGENLTILEFNDHLRELIKSDIADISNTSSSRYGGAITAGLFLDKFIKEDFKDKWLHLDIAGPAYVTKAWGYNGAGASGAGVRSCLYYLLKLARNHEKESK is encoded by the coding sequence ATGAAATTTCGAATAATTGAAAAATCATTTGACGATATAAAAGCTGATTATGAGCTTGTATTTATAGTTGGCAATAATTTAGAACATAAATTTATAAAAGATTTAGAGTGTTTTGAATTATACAATTTCAAAGGCGATAGTGTATTAAATTTACCAAATTTAAGACGAATTTATGTAGGTATAAAAAATCTTGAGCCAGAGAGTTTAAGACAAGGCGTAGCAAAAGCATATAATGCTATAAAAGAGTTAAACATATTAAATTTAAAAATGCATAGTTATGTTGGCGGTTGCTTTAAGATGAGTTTTGCAGCGATTGTTGAGGGCTTTTTGCTTGTTAGCTATAAATTTGATAAGTATAAGAGTGAGAAAAAAGAGACTAAACTAAAAGAGATATTTATCTGCAACGAAGAGTACGGCGATAAAATAGTACCTTTAGAACAAGCAAATTTAGGTTTAATCCACGCAAAAGCCGTATGCGAAGCTACAAATTTTGCAAAAGATATAGTCAATGAAATACCAGAAATCTACACTCCTAATAAGATGGCCGAAGATGCTAAAAAGCTATCTTTAGAATACGCAAATATCGAGTGTAAAATCCACGATGAAAACTATCTAAAATCCGAAAATATGAACGCTTTTTTAGCTGTAAATAGAGCTAGTATCAATCCTCCTCGCCTTATACATTTAAAATATACTCCTAAAAAGAGCATAAAAAAAGTTGTATTTGTAGGAAAGGGACTTACTTATGATAGCGGTGGTTTGAGTTTAAAACCAAGCGATTATATGCTCACTATGAAAAGCGATAAGAGCGGAGCTGCTGCTGCTATGGCTATCATAAAAGCGGCTAGCGTTTTAGAGTTGCCGTTTGAGATTCACGCTGTTTTGGGTGCTGCTGAAAATATGATAGGCGGTAATGCTTACAAACCTGATGATGTTCTAATAACTAGAAGTGGAGTAAGCGTAGAAGTAAGAAACACGGACGCTGAAGGAAGGCTTGTTTTGGCAGATTGCTTAGACTGGGCACAAAGTGAGCTTGATCCTGATCTTCTTATAGATATGGCTACTCTCACAGGAGCTTGTGTAGTAGGTCTTGGCGAATACACGACAGGGGTTATGGGAAACAACTATGAGCTTCAAAGCGAATTTAAGAATTACGCAGGTAAAAGCGGTGAGAATTTAACTATTTTGGAATTTAATGATCATTTAAGAGAGCTTATAAAATCAGATATTGCTGATATCAGCAACACTTCTTCAAGTCGTTATGGCGGCGCTATCACTGCTGGATTATTTTTAGATAAATTTATAAAAGAAGATTTTAAAGATAAATGGCTACATCTTGATATCGCAGGTCCTGCTTACGTAACAAAAGCGTGGGGATATAATGGCGCAGGAGCTTCTGGAGCTGGAGTAAGGTCTTGTTTATACTACTTGCTTAAGCTTGCAAGAAATCATGAAAAGGAAAGTAAATAA